The following DNA comes from Miscanthus floridulus cultivar M001 chromosome 5, ASM1932011v1, whole genome shotgun sequence.
GGGATCACCATAGCTTGTATCATCAACAGAAGCAGTTCCAGTGGCCTCTCTATAGATCTGATAGAGAGAACAGAGAGAGCAGGCAACATTGTCAATACACTCTTTATGTTAGTTCTGGTCATATATTATATGTTAAACAAAACTACTACGCAGAGAAACTGTCAACTAGTTAACAGTTCACCATTAATGGCTACTGCAGTAAAACGACAATGGGATGAGTTTACATTGACTATGGAATACTGAGGATCATCACATTGTCATGCATGTGTAAAATATTAATTTTGTTTCTCTAGCAACTTGAGTTTGTTTACTGATGTTTCAACTATGTACTATCGttaaaaaaaatcatgaacaACAAGAATATATCTTATCTCCTGAAATAAGGAAGTAAGCACCAAATGGATCCATTTTCTTCAAATGAGGAGACCTCTGTTTGCATCTTTCATTACCAAAACTCCGAAAGAGCAGAATGCTCTTTGGCATAGACAAACAGGACAGGCATGGCCAGCTTGCAGAAGTaccataataattaacaagtagCAACAAAACCAATTTGTCCATAAAACAAATATCTGCCAACAGAGAGGAAACTAGTGGATCTAAATAATAGCATGCTATGCAATACAAAACTTGCAAAATTAAAACTGCAAAAATTATGATAAAGAAACCCACAAATCATCATCAATTAAATTAAGCGTCAACAGAAGAGGACTGGTAGACACTAGCATACAGAAAAGAAAGTTTCAAAATAACAGCTGGGAACTGACAAATCAAACTGGTAAACAACAGTTTCAAATAGTCACGGTTAACCAGAACATTGTCGAAAACAAATGAAAGCAGACTTATTATTTGCCAAAACCTAAATGTAAGCCATAAGACCATACAAATTTTCAGGCCTCGGAATAACCTTTTAGTTATAGAGATCAATCATTTATGTAAAAAAGCATTTCCTGGAAGAGAAGAGGTACCTCTGCATCAATCCCATGAAGAGTCACTCGATAGACAACGGATACTGATTTCCCATCAGATGAGTAAACAATGCTGCGGACCTCACCCGACCACTCTGTAATGGATTGCAAAATGATAGAAGATAGAACAAGAAAAGTAACTCCCTGACAGTTCAACCCCTCTGAACTTAAACCATAAAAAAAGAGGGAAACAAATATCCTAATGATGATGAGAAGTTTACCTGGAGCATGTATGTTAAGAATTTTGTTCACAATGTGCCTGCAAGAGGTATCAGAAGTGAGATCACAAGGATATATATATTAAAGGAATAAAAACGAAATGGGATCAAATGATCCATATATTGATGAATCCAGCATTCTTTCCTCTAAATAAAATGTCCATGGTGCAAAAAACCAAAGTAGTTATTAACCGTAAACCATAAAGAAGCTCTGACTCTCAGATTGCAAAGGAGGGCCTGTTGTCAATAGATAAAAATGCCAAAATTGTGAAATTCTCTTTAATTAAATCTGATTAGAGATTCAGTTTATTTTTTGTTTGTCAAATGCTCAGTCCATGACAGCTCCCATAGAATTGTGCTGCAGGAGCAACCACTTCAATTAGAAAGCCCATAGACTGGGTTTATGTTCTATTGGAGTGTGACAACTTTCGTCCTAACTACCTCTTGCAGGCACATTGTGAACAAAATTCTCAACATACATGCTCCAGGTAAACTTCTCGTCATCATTAGGATATTTGTTTGCCCTCTTTTTTGATGGCATAAGTTCAGAGAGGTTGAACTGTCAGGGAGTTACTTTTCTTGTTCTACTTCAATCATTTTGCAATCCATTACAGAGCGGTCGGGTGAGGTCCGCAGCATTGTTTACTCATCTGATGGCAAATCAGTATCTGTTGTCTATCGAGTGACTCTTTATTGATCAATCAGAGGTTAACAAATCATCAGTTCCATCTTTGGGAACACATAACAACGCTGAAGGCATGAACcaataataaaacaaaatatTGCTCTTACTATTTTACTAAAATCTCGCTTCAGAGAGCTGCGTAATATATATAACGTGCTTATTTTCGAAGAACCTACCCATCGACTCCCTCTCTCCTTAAAATATTTTGATTATCGAAACCAAGACGCCTACTCATAAACCCACTCATGGACCCAGTATCTTACTCAAATGTAACCTAATATTTACACATAAATCTGCAAGACATAATCTGGTTAAATGAGCACAAATGTCCGAACTGTTCCAATCGTTCGCAGCATTGGAAGATAGAAGCAAAGGTTGGTTCCTTGGGTGATCGCTACCGATCGGGTGAGTGACTTACCATGGGACGTACTTGATGGCGAAGCCATTATCCTCGACGCGGGTCTTCACGAGGGAGTCCGGAACCCTCTTCCCGAGCTCCTTGAGCACCTCGGCGAGCGGCTTGCCGATGCCCTCGGTGGGGGCGGCAACCTCGCCGCCGCCGAACTCGGTCTCGTCCTCCGACGGAAGCTCCGGTTCCTGCGTCCGATGAGACGCGCAGGCCTTTGCGGCGAAGGGGCGCGCGAGGCGAGAGGTGGGCGCAAGGCGGAGGAGGCGGGTTAGGGCACCGGGAGCCATGGCGAGGACCGGGCGGAGTCTCGGGGCCTTTGGGGGAAAACGAAGGAGGGGTTTGGTTGGGTTTTGCAATTGGAGAGTCGCCGTCGCGTTCGTCACTTCGTCCGAAGCACGATGACAATGTGCACCTTGACCGTTCGGGTTCATCCATCCATTTGAAAATAGTATTCCCTCCGTTGCAaataagcctgggcaaaatacccgatatcCATTACCCGTACCCAAATTATCCGAACCTAGACCCAAATTACCCGAACCTGAGGTACCCGAtaccaaattcggatagcgattttgattacccgaaattagtttgggtaattcgggtaatatcccccgatacccaaactacccgaactacccaaagatttgtttttgtctttgtatttatcatgtgttgttagctgaaccatttaacttatcactttattagaatataattctctctatttgaatgagtgactgtaatatattattcactacaaattgctattgaaattctatacaaattgctgctgaaattatgtatagatcgctactaaaatttagtatagtttgttgttttctgtaaatttgggtatatcgggtaatacccgaacctgaacccgaattatcgggtacccgaatttgcgggtagtgtttttcgggggtaatatcgggtagcaattttcattacccgaattttAAATTACtcgaattacccgacccgaaaaaatcgggtaacccgaacgctcAGGCTTAGTTGCAAATGAGtcgtcgttttgacttttttcgTCACGGAAGGTATAAAAAAATCAAAGTGCATCaaatggaacggagggagtaatatatAAGACgggaattttgaatttttttttgctagGCGAGGCAAGAagtttgaattgtttctttaattATTTTGAATTAAAAACGAAATATTTTAATTGTGAACTACTCATTTTATTTTAAATTAAAAGACATTTTAGTTTTTCTATATACATATCAAATACTATGTCTAAATATATAGTAAAAGCGATTGTATCTAAAAAAAGGCTTATAATTAGGAAAGAAGGGGATATTGAACTTCGCACCGTTCTTAATGAATAGATTGAACTGTTGTaatttgtttgcttcttctcttctaTAATGGAACAAAAGTCAGAAACAAATGAGGAAACCACAAGTTGTATAAATTTTCATTTTACCATGATACCCTTctgaaaaggtcctaatggctagaggggggtgaatagcct
Coding sequences within:
- the LOC136453731 gene encoding DNA repair RAD52-like protein 1, mitochondrial; translation: MAPGALTRLLRLAPTSRLARPFAAKACASHRTQEPELPSEDETEFGGGEVAAPTEGIGKPLAEVLKELGKRVPDSLVKTRVEDNGFAIKYVPWHIVNKILNIHAPEWSGEVRSIVYSSDGKSVSVVYRVTLHGIDAEIYREATGTASVDDTSYGDPVQKAEAMAFRRACARLGLGLHLYHEVMS